Sequence from the Cucurbita pepo subsp. pepo cultivar mu-cu-16 chromosome LG02, ASM280686v2, whole genome shotgun sequence genome:
ggatgttggcccctaaagggggtggattgtgagatcccactggttggagaggggaacgaagcattccctATAATGAGCCAAAGCGGTGGACTCGAGCCAAAGCGggtaatatctactagcggtggactcgagctgttacagatggtatcagagccatacaTCGGGTgttgtgccaacaaggatgctggcccttaagggggaggattgtgagatcccacattggtttgagaggggaacaaagcatttcttacaagggtgtagaaacctctccctagtagacgtgttttaaaaccgtgaggctgacagtgatacgtaacgagccgaaacggacaatatttacccgtagtggacttgggctgttacaaatgatatcaaagcaaGACATCGAGCGTTGTGTCAGCTAGGATACTATCCtcagggtggattgtgagatcccactggttagagaggggaatgaagcattccctataagggtgtgaaaacctctccctagtagacgcgttttaagaccGTCAGGCTGACgccgatacgtaacgagccaaaacaggcaatatctactagtagtggacttgggctgttacagatggtatcaaagccagacatcaggcgttgtgccaataaggacgctggtcCCCTAAgggggaggattgtgagatcccacattagttggagagggaaacgaaacattccttacaagggtgtggaaatctctctttagtatacgcattttaaaatcgtgaggctaacaacgagacgtaacaagccaaagtggacaatatctactagcgttgggtttggactattacaacACCTTTGTTAGCTATCGTAAGTGTGCCCGCAACCTACGAACAACATGCCTTCATCCATGTCGTTGCAACCATACGAATTTAGTTTTGGATCGAGTCACTACTTGTACGTCTCTATTTACATATCAGGATGAGATATTGTgatattttttgaagtttatctCGATAGAATCAACAACGTTGTAAAGATACGATGTTTTAATAGTTCATGcataatttcttatttaagaACAAACCAAGTTGATACATAGCCAAGAGTTTAGCTCACTTGATTGTTTTAGAGTtttagttcttgttcttggataAGTAAGCATCAACGCCTTTGGAAACCTCAACAAACCATTCCAGGTAGCCTTGTGGCGCTCCCACATTTTCATTTGCCTTTTCAAACACAATGCTCCATTTTGCAAAGCTCCCACCTCCTCCTTTGCTTATCCCTCCATTAACAGCTTCAATTCTTAATTCAAACACTTTGTAATGCTTTAGAATATCTCCTTCAATAACTTTATAAACCAACGATTTCTTCACATCATCCACAGCTTTGATCTTTATATTTGCTGATAATAATTGACTGCCTGTTCGTTCGTTCGTTCGTTCGTTCGTATTCAAAGAAGAGAACCCgttatgtttttaaaagtttcgaggctaaaatagaaactaaataataacGTAGATAGTTTCTTACCGAAGCGGTAATTGAACCGTATAACGCTGTCGGGAGAGTACTTTTCGCCTTCCACAAACTGAATGCTGCTGAAATACTGAGGGAACAGATCGATCAAATCCCCCACATGGTTCCTGTAGAAGCCATAGAACTTGTCAGGTGGAGACTTCACTGGAAACTTTGCCCAAATGCTATCAGTTTGGCTCATTTTGTTTTGAGGTGACAACAAGTTGAGGCTAATAGAAGTGTTTTATAGTGAATTTGGGTGATTATTTTAGGAATGATTTGAACTGCCACTCAATAATGTGGCCaactttttaacattttttaacaCTGTTGTGGCAGGTCATGATGAACACTTTTTTTTGCCACTGaatgtattttaaatcaaGTTTATAGTGTTCTTATCTGTTGTAGATCTGCAAGTTGTgtaaaataatgtaatttgtttgtttgttagcTCAATCCAATCAACATTACCTCCCTgaaatgtttgtttgtttataatagagaaagcctcacaattttaaagtGTGTCTGTCAGGGAGtagttttcacatccttataaggaatgcttcgttccctccAACAAAAAAGGTCTTCACTCTTTAATATGGGATCTTTTAATCCACCCTTTTCGAGACTcaatgtccttgttggcatacTGCCTCGataactaatgtgggatctctcaatccaccctcttggggaCCTAATCTCCTCGCTGGCCACTGCCCCGATGACTTGGTTCTAATACCAATTCGActctaatgtgggatctctcaatccacccccttagggatccaatgtcctcgttgacacactgTCGCGATGACTAATGTAGGATCTCTCATAGGGACTTAATGTCCTCGCTGGTCTACTGCCCCCATGACTTGGTTCTGATACTAATCCAActctaatgtgagatctctcaatccacccccttagggacccaacatcctcgttggtATATTGTCGCGATGACTAATGTAGGatctctcaatccacccctcttggggacCTAACGTCTTCGTTGGTCCGCTGCCCCGATGACTTGGTTCTTATACCAATCCACTTCCCTTGAGGACCCAACATTTttattggcacactgcctcgatGACTTGGTtgtgataccatttgtaatagcccaagttcaccgctaacaaaaacccgttacgtatagtcgtcagcttcacgggtttaaaatgagtctactagggagaggtttccacactcttataaaggttatgcttcgttcccttctccaaccaacagGAGCTCTGAAAtatggagaggggaacgaagcattctttataagggtgtggaaaactcttcctagtagaagcgttttaaaaccgtagagctaacaacaatacgtaacaggctaaaagggacaatatctactaacagtgggcttgggttgttacaagtggtatcagagccagacaacgaggacgttggcccctaggagggtggattgtgaggtcccacattagttggagaggggaacaaatcattttttataagggcgtggaaacctttccctagtagcgcgttttaaaaccgtgaggccgacgacgatacgtaacaggccaaaacaaacaatatctactagcggtgggctcgGATTGTTACAGCACCTTTGTTAGCTATCGTAAGTACGCCCCGACGTAGGACAACATGCCTTTATACACGTCGTTGCAACCAtacaaatttagttttgaatcGAGTCATTATTTCGTCTCTATTTACATATCATGATGGGATATGTGGTACAATATCGTGATATTCTTTAAAGTTTATCTCGATGCAATCAACAGTGTTGCAAAAATACGATTTGTTGTCCCGATATTTGAGTAAgataggaagaaaaaagacgTCTCTTTCAAGAACGAACAATCTCTTTCAATAAACCATAGAATTTCTCAGCAGAGACTGTACTTTAACATCAACAGAGACTTGGGAAACTTAGCCATTTTGTAATGAAAATATGGATTTATGAGAAGCCAAATTGGAGAGTTTATATGGAAGCTCTTAGAATCTCCCAACTTTAGTTTCAATGGTTCTTAttaatctttggtagcataaaaaaaaagttaggcATCTTGGAGAGTGACTGAGGTAGACTGTTTGTAAAAGAAAGCTATTAAGAGGATAAAAGAGAATCCCTAATCCCTAATGAGTTAGGTTCGTAGATCTCGGGAGAGGGGTGTTGGACGAGATAGGTTGGGTAGGGCCCCAAAAGTAGTTGGTTCGGCGTCGGTCGAGATATAGAGTCCCGCACAATTTTGAAGGTGAAGAGGAATTTTCGCTAGctttttgtaacagcccaaacacattgctagccgatattgtcatctttgagctTACTCATTATGCAAGCTAGCAGCGGTTCAATGCTCCTTCCCTGTTTCGGGTCTCACTTCCACCTATTCCTACCGTCGAACGATAAAGAGAATATAGTTCCTTGTTCATCCCTAAACTATATGGTTTTTTACTCAATTAGCTCAcgagaaaaaggaagagaagaaaaagttaGGCATCTTTCCATTCATAGGGACGGAGAGCGACTGAGGTGAACCGTTTGTAAAAGAAAGCTACTAAGAGGATAGAAGAGAATCCAAAATACTTGATAGGATATGAGTTAGGTTCATAGAATCCGGGAGAGATTTAACTATTCCAAATTCATCGTTCTGGGGTGTTAGTCGAGATAGGTTGGGTAGGGCCCGAAAGGTAGTTGCCCTATCTATCTCTCTTCCTAAATTAACTCACGAGAAATAATCGATCACTTCATGCATGTTCTAGATTGTGACTCGACATTCTCCCTTGTCACCTCAACCACTAATGTAAGCATCCATCTAGTTCCATTCTATACCCTCCCCTTCGTATCTATCGATCACTATTCATTTTACTTGCATGtcttagatatttaaaaactttggaAATTTGTTCAATAAGTAAAATAACTGAACTTTTGTAAGGACAGTAATTAAAACCTTTTCAGTTCATCGTTAGCTTTATCCTCTCATCATTTTCGGTTTGTTTTAGTGTTATCAAGTCCTAAAAATTTAGTGTTACTTGTCcaggatttgaaatttggattcaACACCCGATGACCTCACTCGCGATATGAGTATGCTACCTATTTGTTTAACTACTGGCTATCAAACCAACATGAATCCGTTTAACATGATATGCATCAGTGCATACTCTTtatttaagaacaaaacaagttGACACACAGCCTAAGAGCTTAGCTCACTTGattgttttagggttttagttCTTGTAAAAGTAAGCATCAACGCCTTTGGAAATCTTGACAAACCATTCCAGGTAGTCTTCTGGTGCTGCCACGTTTTCATTTGCCTTTTCAAACACAACGCTCCATTTTGCAAAGCTCCCACCTCCTCCTTTGCTTGTCCCTCCATTAACAACTTCCATTCTTACTTCAAACACTTTGTAATGCTTTAGAACATCTCCTTCAATAACATTATAAGCCAACAATTTCTTCGCATCATCCACAGCTTTGATCTTTACTTTTGCTGATAATGATCCACCTCCTGTTTGTTCGTTCGTTCatattcaaagaaaagaaatcccgttatgtttttaaaagtttcgagatcaaaatagaaactaaaatgaaaCTAAACGATAACGTAGATAGTAGATAGTCTCTTACCGAGGCTGTATTTGAACTGTATAATGCAGTCAGGAGAGAAATTTGCACCTTCCACAAGCTGAATGCTGCTGAAATACTGAGGTAACAGATTGACCATATCCCCCATATGGTTCCTGAAGAAGCCATAGTACTTCTCTGGTGAAGACTTCAGAGGAAGCTTTGTCCAAATGCTATCAGTTTGGCTCATTTTGTTTTGAGGTGACAACATTGAGGCTAATTGAAGTGTTTTATAGTGAATTTGGGTGACCATTTGAGGAATGATTTGAACTACCACTCAATAATTTGGCTaactttttatcattttttaacaCTCTTGTGGCATGTCACGATGATCACTTTTTTCCCCACTGACTGTATATTAAACCAAGTTTATAGAGTTCTTATCTGCTTTTGATCTGCAACTTGTGTAAAATAAcctaatttgtttgtttgtttcaactTGTAAGTGATGTTTCATGCCTTCGTGTCCTCTCCGAAtaagggaaaggtttccacattctccAATGTGATGATCGAATTCTATTGgggacccaacatcctcgttgacactctaCTTGATGACTGGTtgtgataccatttgtaactgtccaagttcaccgctgagagagagaggcttGCACACTCTCCAATGTGGGGATTGAGTCTTATTGGAGACCCAACGTTCTCGCCGGCACACCGAACCCCAACTCCTTTcttttgttaggaatcacgactctccacaatgatattgtccaccttaagcataaactcttatggctttgctttgggcgtattcctcacttataaacccatcatcttccactaaattaaccaatgtgggactggATTTAGGAATGTCCAACCAAAAGCACATCCATACATAAGAAGCAGTTAAACAAGTAATATCATACTACTGAGTCTAAACATAAATGGGGTTGGAACCTAAATGACATACTAGTTGTAGAGGTCATCTTCATCAGCCCCAAGTTGCAAATGGGTTAGATGCAGTCGGTCTCGAGCTCTGCTCTGAGACCGGtacttataccatttgtaacaccccaaCCCACTACtaaaaggttttcacactctccAATGTAGAGATTGAGTCCCGATTGATGACAGGttcttatatcatttgtaacagcccaaaaaCCTacgagaaaggtttccacactctccAATGTGGGGACCCCATATTCTTGCAGGCCGTACACGAGagtgagtattttttttcatatttttaaagttgagtgagatattgaatttgtttgaaataaaatatgaaataaattttgtttttattggaCTGTCATGAGCACTATTGATAAAAGATGTTTATTTGCTTACAATATTTCCCATTTGTGGTATGATTGGGTGTGGAattgtattaaaatattaaacttttgTTTGAACCTTCTTTGTTTCACtatgatataaatataatttgtaatGGGTAGCAAAACTCTTTAAGCAACTCAATGTTGGTATCCATTCCTCATTCTGCTAAatacctttttaattttttaaatatacgaaatatttttttttattttaattttatgcatCTGAACCGATCTTGTAAAAGTAAGTAAAGATGAACATGTTGTATCTATGTAACTGAACAGGTTGTATCTGAACCGAActtataaaagtaaataaagaccgacgaagaaatattttaagtttaactTGTAAAAGTAAATGAAGGAAGAAACAGAGCTATATCGATTGCAGAATAGGTAAAAATAAGTAAAGATATACGATAATTGAACATGGGAGACTGAGTCTTGGAATTCTCGTATCAGTATAAGATACTTCTTGTGATCGTTAATGTATattgataccatttctaagaTATTGATACCATGGGAGACTGAGTCTCGTATATATATCgttaatatatattgataCCATGGGAGACTGAGTCTTGGaattcccaacaatcctcaacatctACCCCTTggagacccaacgtcctccctagcacactgcccaatgactggttttgataccattt
This genomic interval carries:
- the LOC111787835 gene encoding MLP-like protein 34; protein product: MSQTDSIWTKLPLKSSPEKYYGFFRNHMGDMVNLLPQYFSSIQLVEGANFSPDCIIQFKYSLGGGSLSAKVKIKAVDDAKKLLAYNVIEGDVLKHYKVFEVRMEVVNGGTSKGGGGSFAKWSVVFEKANENVAAPEDYLEWFVKISKGVDAYFYKN
- the LOC111787834 gene encoding MLP-like protein 34; this encodes MSQTDSIWAKFPVKSPPDKFYGFYRNHVGDLIDLFPQYFSSIQFVEGEKYSPDSVIRFNYRFGSQLLSANIKIKAVDDVKKSLVYKVIEGDILKHYKVFELRIEAVNGGISKGGGGSFAKWSIVFEKANENVGAPQGYLEWFVEVSKGVDAYLSKNKN